From one Burkholderia latens genomic stretch:
- a CDS encoding AMP nucleosidase, with the protein MKNDLSRRHRVLTPESPPVEAFDDPVAAVARLSAIYDTNTGFLRDAFARYRRHEPFTEHVRACYPFVRIRTDVNTHVDSRRSYGFVAGPGVFETTVTRPDLFANYYREQLRLLSKNHHVKIEIGVSSQPIPVHFAFPEGIHLEGELDRDRLLAMRDIFDTPDLSYLDDRIVNGTFEPAPGEPHPLALFTAARVDFSLHRLRHYTATSPTHFQNYVLYTNYQFYIDEFVKLGRTLMTESTDPEVREYRSQYSSFVEPGDVITYNANLGSEPAEGAAPPRLPQMPAYHLKRADGSGITMVNIGVGPSNAKTITDHIAVLRPHAWVMLGHCAGLRNTQRLGDYVLAHGYVREDHVLDADLPLWVPIPALAEVQLALERGVAEVTRLEGAELKRVMRTGTVASVDNRNWELRDHREPVQRLSQSRAIALDMESATIAANGFRFRVPYGTLLCVSDKPLHGELKLPGMADTFYRGQVDQHLQIGVKAMEILRTNGLDKLHSRKLRSFAEVAFQ; encoded by the coding sequence ATGAAGAACGATTTGAGCCGCCGGCACCGGGTGCTGACGCCCGAGAGTCCTCCCGTCGAAGCTTTCGACGATCCGGTTGCCGCCGTCGCGCGGCTGTCGGCCATCTACGACACGAACACCGGCTTCCTGCGCGATGCATTCGCGCGCTACCGGCGCCACGAACCGTTCACCGAGCACGTGCGCGCGTGCTATCCGTTCGTGCGGATCCGTACCGACGTCAATACGCACGTCGATTCGCGCCGGTCGTACGGTTTCGTCGCCGGCCCCGGTGTGTTCGAGACGACCGTCACGCGCCCGGACTTGTTCGCGAACTACTATCGCGAGCAACTGCGCCTGCTGTCGAAAAACCATCATGTGAAGATCGAAATCGGCGTGTCGTCGCAGCCGATCCCGGTTCATTTCGCGTTTCCGGAGGGCATCCATCTCGAAGGCGAACTCGACCGCGATCGCCTGCTCGCGATGCGCGACATCTTCGACACGCCGGACCTGTCGTACCTCGACGATCGCATCGTCAACGGCACGTTCGAGCCGGCGCCGGGCGAACCGCATCCGCTCGCGCTGTTCACGGCCGCGCGCGTCGATTTCTCGCTGCACCGGCTGCGCCACTACACGGCGACGTCGCCCACGCACTTCCAGAATTACGTGCTCTACACGAATTACCAGTTCTACATCGACGAATTCGTGAAGCTTGGCCGCACGCTGATGACGGAGAGCACCGATCCCGAAGTGCGCGAGTACCGCAGCCAGTACAGCTCGTTCGTCGAACCGGGCGACGTGATCACGTACAACGCGAATCTGGGCAGCGAGCCGGCCGAGGGCGCCGCACCGCCGCGGCTGCCGCAGATGCCCGCTTATCACCTGAAGCGCGCGGACGGCAGCGGGATCACGATGGTCAATATCGGCGTCGGCCCGTCGAATGCGAAGACGATCACCGATCACATCGCGGTGCTGCGTCCGCACGCGTGGGTGATGCTCGGCCACTGCGCTGGACTGCGCAACACGCAGCGCCTTGGCGATTACGTGCTCGCGCACGGTTACGTGCGCGAGGATCACGTGCTCGACGCCGACTTGCCGCTGTGGGTGCCGATCCCGGCGCTCGCGGAAGTGCAGCTCGCACTGGAACGCGGCGTGGCGGAGGTCACGCGGCTCGAAGGTGCAGAACTGAAGCGCGTGATGCGCACGGGCACGGTCGCGAGCGTCGACAACCGCAACTGGGAACTGCGCGATCATCGCGAGCCCGTGCAGCGGCTGTCGCAGAGCCGCGCGATCGCGCTCGACATGGAAAGCGCGACGATCGCCGCGAACGGGTTCCGCTTCCGCGTGCCGTACGGCACGCTGCTGTGCGTATCGGACAAGCCGCTGCACGGCGAACTGAAGCTGCCGGGCATGGCCGACACGTTCTACCGCGGGCAGGTCGATCAACACCTGCAAATCGGCGTGAAGGCGATGGAGATCCTGCGCACGAACGGGCTCGACAAGCTCCATAGTCGCAAGCTGCGCAGCTTCGCGGAAGTGGCGTTTCAGTAA
- a CDS encoding TIGR00730 family Rossman fold protein, producing the protein MNKRKVIPSLRSLADQERATAKKARASWQMFTIMAEFIEATEYLSEIRPAVSIYGSARLKPDTPHYKLAVQIARKLSDAGFAVISGGGPGIMEAANKGAHAGKAPSVGLNIELPHEQAGNHYQDISLRFRHFFTRKVTFVKNSDAVIVMPGGFGTLDELSEVLTLIQTKKSRLVPIILVGSEFWKGLLQWFRDQLIPNGLINPEDMDLMQVIDDPDQVLDAVLAFYEDSGEEEGSDGGDGHPPPPEEDRMFYL; encoded by the coding sequence ATGAACAAGAGAAAAGTGATTCCGAGTCTGCGTTCGCTCGCAGATCAAGAACGCGCGACGGCCAAGAAGGCGCGCGCATCGTGGCAGATGTTCACGATTATGGCAGAGTTTATCGAGGCGACCGAGTACCTGTCGGAGATCCGCCCGGCCGTCAGCATCTACGGTTCTGCCCGTCTGAAGCCTGACACGCCGCACTACAAGCTCGCGGTCCAAATCGCCCGCAAGCTGTCCGACGCCGGCTTCGCGGTGATCTCCGGCGGCGGCCCCGGCATCATGGAAGCGGCGAACAAGGGCGCACACGCCGGCAAGGCGCCGTCGGTCGGCCTGAACATCGAGCTGCCGCATGAGCAGGCCGGCAACCACTATCAGGACATCTCGCTGCGCTTCCGCCACTTCTTCACGCGCAAGGTCACGTTCGTGAAGAACTCCGACGCAGTGATCGTGATGCCGGGCGGCTTCGGCACGCTCGACGAATTGTCCGAAGTGCTTACGCTGATCCAGACGAAGAAGTCCCGCCTCGTGCCGATCATCCTCGTCGGCAGCGAGTTCTGGAAGGGGCTGCTGCAATGGTTCCGCGACCAGCTGATTCCGAACGGCCTCATCAATCCGGAAGACATGGACCTGATGCAGGTGATCGACGATCCCGACCAAGTGCTCGACGCGGTGCTCGCTTTCTACGAGGACAGCGGCGAGGAAGAAGGCTCCGACGGTGGCGACGGTCATCCGCCTCCGCCCGAAGAAGACCGCATGTTCTATCTGTAA
- the polA gene encoding DNA polymerase I gives MPEERNLEGKTLLLVDGSSYLYRAYHAMPDLRGPGGEPTGALYGIINMLRRMRKEVSAEYSACVFDAKGKTFRDDLYADYKANRPSMPPDLALQVEPIHGAVRALGWPLLMVDGVEADDVIGTLAREAERHGMNVIVSTGDKDLAQLVTDHVTLVNTMTNETLDRDGVIAKFGVPPERIIDYLALIGDTVDNVPGVEKCGPKTAVKWLSQYESLDGVIEHADEIKGVVGDNLRRALDFLPLGRKLVTVDTACDLAPHLESIEASLKTDGEARDLLRDIFARYGFKTWLREVDNAPAEGGGADAPEGDPAPVVATDIVREYDTIQTWEQFDAWYAKIDAAALTAFDTETTSLDPMTARLVGLSFAVEPGKAAYLPVAHRGPDAPEQLPFDDVLARLKPWLESADRKKVGQHLKYDAQVLANYDIALNGIEHDTLLESYVLESHRTHDMDSLALRHLGVKTIKYEDVAGKGAKQIGFDEVALDQAAAYAAEDADITLQLHHAMYPQVAREPGLERVYREIEMPVALVLRKMERTGVLIDDALLHAQSNEIATRLIELESQAYELAGGEFNLGSPKQIGQIFFEKLQLPVVKKTPSGAPSTDEEVLQKLAEDYPLPKLLLEHRGLSKLKSTYTDKLPRMVNPATGRVHTNYAQAVAVTGRLASNDPNLQNIPVRTAEGRRIREAFIASPGHRIVSADYSQIELRIMAHISGDASLLRAFAQGEDIHRATAAEVFGVTPLEVNADQRRIAKVINFGLIYGMSAFGLASNLGITRDAAKLYIDRYFARYPGVAQYMEDTRTAAKDKGYVETVFGRRLWLPEINGGNGPRRQAAERAAINAPMQGTAADLIKLSMIAVDDWLTRDRLASRMIMQVHDELVLEVPDDELSLVREKLPEMMCGVAKLKVPLVAEVGAGANWEEAH, from the coding sequence ATGCCTGAAGAACGAAATCTGGAAGGTAAGACCCTGCTATTGGTTGACGGTTCGAGCTATCTGTATCGGGCTTACCATGCGATGCCTGATTTGCGTGGCCCTGGCGGGGAGCCGACCGGAGCGCTCTACGGAATCATCAACATGCTGCGCCGTATGCGCAAGGAAGTCAGTGCAGAGTATAGCGCTTGCGTGTTCGATGCAAAGGGCAAGACGTTCCGCGACGACCTTTATGCCGACTATAAGGCAAACCGTCCGTCGATGCCGCCCGATCTCGCGCTGCAGGTCGAGCCGATCCATGGCGCGGTACGCGCGCTCGGCTGGCCGCTGCTGATGGTCGACGGCGTCGAAGCCGACGACGTGATCGGTACGCTCGCGCGCGAAGCCGAGCGGCACGGGATGAACGTGATCGTGTCCACCGGCGACAAGGATCTTGCGCAACTCGTCACCGATCATGTCACGCTCGTGAACACGATGACGAACGAGACGCTCGATCGCGACGGCGTGATCGCGAAGTTCGGCGTGCCGCCGGAGCGGATCATCGACTATCTCGCGTTGATCGGCGACACCGTCGACAACGTGCCGGGCGTCGAGAAGTGCGGGCCGAAGACGGCCGTGAAGTGGCTGTCGCAGTACGAGAGCCTCGATGGCGTGATCGAGCACGCGGACGAGATCAAGGGCGTGGTCGGCGACAACCTGCGGCGCGCGCTCGATTTCCTGCCGCTCGGCCGCAAGCTCGTGACCGTCGACACGGCGTGCGATCTCGCGCCGCACCTCGAATCGATCGAAGCGTCGCTGAAGACGGACGGCGAAGCACGCGACCTGCTGCGCGACATCTTCGCGCGCTACGGCTTCAAGACGTGGCTGCGCGAAGTCGACAACGCACCTGCCGAGGGCGGCGGCGCCGATGCGCCGGAAGGCGATCCCGCGCCGGTGGTGGCGACGGACATCGTGCGCGAATACGACACGATCCAGACCTGGGAGCAGTTCGACGCGTGGTACGCCAAGATCGATGCGGCCGCACTGACCGCGTTCGACACCGAAACCACGTCGCTCGATCCGATGACCGCACGGCTCGTCGGCCTGTCGTTCGCGGTCGAGCCCGGCAAGGCTGCGTATCTGCCGGTCGCGCATCGCGGCCCCGACGCACCCGAGCAGCTGCCGTTCGACGACGTGCTCGCGCGCCTGAAGCCGTGGCTCGAATCGGCCGATCGCAAGAAGGTCGGCCAGCATCTGAAGTACGACGCGCAGGTGCTCGCAAACTACGACATCGCGCTGAACGGCATCGAACACGACACGCTGCTCGAATCGTATGTGCTCGAATCGCACCGCACGCACGACATGGACAGCCTCGCGCTGCGTCATCTCGGCGTGAAGACGATCAAGTACGAAGACGTGGCCGGCAAGGGCGCGAAGCAGATCGGCTTCGACGAGGTCGCGCTCGATCAGGCCGCTGCCTATGCGGCCGAAGACGCGGACATCACGCTGCAGCTGCATCACGCGATGTATCCGCAGGTCGCGCGCGAACCGGGCCTCGAGCGCGTGTACCGCGAGATCGAGATGCCGGTGGCGCTCGTGCTGCGCAAGATGGAGCGCACTGGCGTGCTGATCGACGACGCGCTGCTGCACGCGCAAAGCAACGAGATCGCGACGCGGCTCATCGAGCTCGAGAGCCAGGCGTATGAACTGGCCGGCGGCGAGTTCAATCTCGGCTCGCCGAAGCAGATCGGGCAAATCTTCTTCGAGAAGCTGCAGTTGCCGGTCGTGAAGAAGACGCCGAGCGGCGCGCCGTCCACCGACGAGGAAGTGCTGCAGAAGCTCGCCGAGGATTACCCGCTGCCGAAGCTGCTGCTCGAGCATCGCGGGCTGTCGAAGCTGAAATCGACGTACACCGACAAGCTGCCGCGCATGGTCAATCCGGCAACGGGCCGCGTGCACACGAATTACGCGCAGGCCGTCGCGGTCACGGGCCGGCTTGCATCGAACGACCCCAATCTTCAGAACATTCCGGTGCGCACGGCCGAAGGGCGGCGAATCCGCGAAGCATTCATCGCATCGCCGGGCCACCGGATCGTGTCGGCCGACTATTCGCAGATCGAACTGCGGATCATGGCGCACATCTCCGGTGACGCGTCGCTGCTGCGCGCGTTCGCGCAGGGCGAGGACATCCACCGCGCGACGGCCGCCGAAGTGTTCGGCGTGACGCCGCTGGAAGTGAACGCCGACCAGCGCCGGATCGCGAAGGTGATCAACTTCGGGCTGATCTACGGGATGAGCGCTTTTGGCCTCGCGTCGAACCTCGGCATTACGCGCGATGCGGCGAAACTCTATATCGACCGCTATTTCGCGCGCTACCCCGGCGTCGCGCAATACATGGAAGACACGCGCACCGCCGCGAAAGACAAGGGCTACGTCGAAACCGTTTTCGGCCGCCGCCTGTGGCTGCCGGAGATCAACGGCGGCAACGGGCCGCGCCGTCAGGCCGCCGAGCGCGCGGCGATCAACGCACCGATGCAGGGCACCGCGGCCGACCTGATCAAGCTGTCGATGATCGCGGTGGACGACTGGCTCACGCGCGACCGGCTCGCGTCGCGGATGATCATGCAGGTGCACGACGAACTGGTGCTCGAGGTGCCCGACGACGAACTGTCTCTCGTGCGCGAGAAGCTGCCGGAAATGATGTGCGGCGTCGCCAAGCTGAAGGTGCCGCTGGTTGCCGAGGTGGGTGCCGGCGCGAATTGGGAAGAGGCGCACTGA
- a CDS encoding NAD(P)/FAD-dependent oxidoreductase → MHRIIIVGGGAGGLELATRLGDRYGARDNRPARALVTLVDRNPTHIWKPLLHEVAAGSMDPFTQELEYAAQARWHGFEFQQGELTTLDRAAKRITLSPVNDSDGAELLPARSLEYDTLVIAIGSTTHFFGVQGAAENAIALDTVGEAERFRKRLIAACMRAEHQAPVEPAPGAAAEPRIQVVIVGGGATGVELSAELRNTAQVLSVYGLHKLDPRHDVGIVLIESGPRILPALQERVSTATADLLEKLGVRLMLSERVTEVGPGVVHTASGKAVRADLTVWAAGIKAPAVLSHLDGLQVNKLGQLDVRRTLQTFTDDNVFALGDCAACAWPGNERNVPPRAQAAHQQATFLLKAIGCRLDGRPLPEFTYRDFGSLVSLGHFSAVGNLMGGLIGGNMLIEGLFARFMYMSLYRLHIAALHGYPRMMLDTVAHWLRRTTLPRVKLH, encoded by the coding sequence ATGCATCGGATCATCATCGTAGGCGGAGGCGCGGGCGGCCTGGAACTGGCGACGCGGCTCGGCGACCGTTACGGTGCGCGCGACAATCGTCCCGCGCGTGCGCTGGTCACACTCGTCGACCGCAATCCGACCCACATCTGGAAGCCGCTGCTGCACGAAGTCGCGGCCGGCAGCATGGACCCGTTCACGCAGGAACTCGAATACGCGGCGCAGGCACGCTGGCACGGCTTCGAGTTTCAGCAGGGCGAACTCACCACGCTCGACCGCGCGGCGAAGCGCATCACGCTGTCGCCGGTCAACGACAGCGACGGCGCGGAACTGTTGCCCGCGCGCAGCCTGGAATACGACACGCTGGTGATCGCGATCGGCAGCACGACGCATTTCTTCGGCGTGCAGGGCGCGGCCGAAAACGCGATCGCGCTCGATACGGTTGGCGAGGCCGAGCGCTTCCGCAAGCGTCTGATCGCTGCGTGCATGCGCGCCGAGCATCAGGCGCCGGTGGAGCCGGCGCCCGGTGCGGCAGCCGAACCGCGCATCCAGGTCGTGATCGTCGGCGGCGGTGCGACCGGTGTCGAATTGTCGGCGGAGCTGCGCAACACCGCGCAAGTGCTGTCCGTGTACGGGCTGCACAAGCTCGATCCGCGGCATGACGTCGGGATCGTGCTGATCGAATCCGGCCCGCGCATTCTCCCGGCGTTGCAGGAGCGCGTGTCGACTGCAACGGCCGACCTGCTCGAAAAACTCGGCGTGCGGCTGATGTTGTCGGAGCGCGTGACCGAGGTCGGGCCCGGTGTCGTACACACCGCGAGCGGCAAGGCAGTCCGCGCGGATCTCACGGTGTGGGCCGCCGGCATCAAGGCGCCGGCCGTGCTGTCTCACCTCGACGGCCTGCAGGTCAACAAGCTCGGTCAGCTCGACGTGCGGCGCACGCTGCAAACTTTCACCGACGACAACGTGTTCGCACTCGGCGACTGCGCAGCCTGCGCATGGCCGGGTAACGAACGCAACGTGCCGCCGCGCGCGCAGGCCGCACATCAGCAGGCGACTTTCCTGCTGAAGGCGATCGGCTGCCGGCTCGACGGCCGTCCGCTGCCGGAGTTCACGTATCGCGATTTCGGTTCGCTCGTGTCGCTGGGCCACTTCAGCGCGGTCGGCAACCTGATGGGCGGGCTCATCGGCGGCAACATGCTGATCGAAGGGCTGTTCGCGCGGTTCATGTACATGTCGCTGTATCGGCTGCACATCGCCGCGCTGCACGGCTATCCACGGATGATGCTCGATACGGTCGCGCACTGGCTGAGACGCACGACGTTGCCGCGCGTGAAGCTGCATTGA
- a CDS encoding dienelactone hydrolase family protein, whose protein sequence is MLKPEVDSLVPHVPFSRRKFMQAALGGTFAAAVLPVSAQTVTTDSAGLDVDTIEIRSGDASIPAYRAQPVDKTNLPVVIVIHEIFGVHAHIADVCRRFAKLGYLAIAPDLFARQGNAAKYPTMKELYDHIISKVPDRQVTEDLDATVAWAGKNGGDLSRLGVTGFCWGGRQAWLYAEHNPHVRAAVAWYGFVEGKTDEMTPFNPVDHASLLKVPVLGLYGEKDTNITQASLADMRKAIQTSDSPLARQSEIVVYPDAGHAFFADYRPSYVKGDAEDGWKRAIEWFHKYGVM, encoded by the coding sequence ATGTTGAAACCCGAAGTCGACAGCCTGGTTCCCCACGTCCCGTTCTCGCGCCGCAAATTCATGCAGGCCGCGCTGGGCGGCACCTTCGCGGCGGCGGTGCTGCCCGTGTCGGCGCAGACGGTCACCACCGACAGCGCCGGGCTGGACGTCGACACCATCGAGATCCGCTCGGGCGACGCGAGCATCCCCGCGTACCGCGCGCAGCCGGTCGACAAGACGAACCTGCCGGTCGTCATCGTGATTCACGAAATCTTCGGCGTGCATGCGCATATCGCGGACGTGTGCCGCCGCTTCGCGAAGCTCGGCTATCTGGCGATCGCGCCCGACCTGTTCGCGCGGCAGGGCAATGCGGCGAAGTACCCGACGATGAAGGAACTGTACGACCACATCATCAGCAAGGTGCCGGACCGTCAGGTGACCGAGGATCTCGATGCGACCGTCGCATGGGCTGGCAAGAACGGCGGCGACCTGTCGCGTCTCGGCGTGACGGGATTCTGCTGGGGCGGGCGCCAGGCGTGGCTGTATGCGGAGCACAATCCGCATGTGCGGGCGGCCGTCGCGTGGTATGGGTTCGTCGAAGGCAAGACCGACGAGATGACGCCGTTCAATCCGGTCGACCACGCGTCGTTGTTGAAGGTGCCGGTGCTCGGGTTGTACGGCGAGAAGGATACGAACATCACGCAGGCATCGCTCGCCGACATGCGCAAGGCGATCCAGACGAGCGATTCACCGCTCGCGCGGCAGTCGGAGATCGTCGTGTATCCGGATGCCGGTCACGCATTCTTCGCCGACTATCGGCCGAGCTACGTGAAAGGCGATGCCGAGGACGGCTGGAAGCGCGCGATCGAGTGGTTTCACAAGTACGGTGTGATGTGA
- a CDS encoding sulfurtransferase, with amino-acid sequence MPHTHYTTLISAANLAERLAAAPGSVVVFDCRFDLADPGAGEAAYAAGHIPGAQYLHLDRDLSGRKTGTNGRHPLPTRDAFATLMASRGVKQGQQVVAYDAQGGAYAARLWWLLRWLGHDSIAVLDGGLQAWEAAGQPLTTDVPHPAAGDFRAGAPLESTVDAAAVLANVTSGSRVVIDARAPDRYRGENETIDRVGGHIPGARNRFFKDNLSADGRFKTGHELRETFTALLAGTEPNNVILQCGSGVTACHNALALEVAGLHGASLYPGSWSEWSADPSRPIATGPTP; translated from the coding sequence ATGCCACATACCCACTACACCACGCTCATCTCCGCAGCGAATCTCGCGGAGCGTCTGGCCGCGGCGCCGGGCAGCGTCGTCGTATTCGATTGCCGCTTCGACCTCGCCGATCCGGGCGCGGGCGAAGCCGCCTATGCAGCCGGCCATATTCCGGGCGCGCAGTATCTTCATCTCGACCGTGACCTGTCCGGCCGCAAGACCGGCACCAACGGCCGCCACCCGCTGCCGACGCGCGACGCATTCGCGACGCTGATGGCGAGCCGCGGCGTCAAGCAGGGCCAGCAGGTCGTTGCCTACGACGCGCAAGGCGGCGCCTATGCGGCGCGGCTGTGGTGGCTGCTGCGGTGGCTCGGGCACGATTCCATCGCGGTGCTCGACGGCGGCCTGCAGGCATGGGAAGCGGCCGGTCAGCCGCTGACCACGGACGTGCCGCACCCGGCCGCGGGCGACTTCCGCGCGGGGGCGCCGCTCGAATCGACCGTCGACGCGGCAGCCGTGCTCGCGAACGTGACGTCGGGGAGCCGCGTCGTGATCGATGCGCGCGCGCCCGATCGCTATCGCGGCGAAAACGAAACGATCGATCGCGTCGGCGGCCACATTCCCGGCGCGCGCAACCGCTTCTTCAAGGACAACCTGAGCGCCGACGGCCGCTTCAAGACCGGCCATGAATTGCGCGAGACATTCACCGCGCTCCTGGCCGGCACCGAGCCGAACAACGTGATCCTGCAATGCGGGTCGGGCGTGACCGCATGCCACAACGCGCTCGCACTGGAGGTCGCGGGGCTGCATGGCGCGTCGCTTTATCCGGGCTCGTGGAGCGAATGGAGCGCCGATCCGTCGCGACCGATCGCAACCGGCCCGACTCCATAA
- a CDS encoding aromatic ring-hydroxylating oxygenase subunit alpha: MSNLSDALQLKSAHSQLPVTAYFDEALLEREIETLFKKGPRYVGHELMVPEAGDYFALPSEKEGRVLVRNQANQIELLSNVCRHRQAIMLNGRGRTQNIVCPLHRWTYDLEGQLLGAPHFPDKPCLNLGKSPLQNWQGLLFEAEGRNVARDLANLGTKHHFDFSEYLFDHVEVHECDYNWKTFIEVYLEDYHVVPFHPGLGSFVSCDDLKWEFGDWYSVQTVGVHNALAKPGSATYQKWHEQVLKFRNGVPPEFGAIWMVYYPGLMIEWYPHVLVVSWLIPRGPQKTTNIVEFYYPEEIALFEREFVEAERAAYMETAVEDDEIAMRMDAGRRALMARGESQVGPYQSPMEDGMQHFHEFLRRQLGDL, encoded by the coding sequence ATGTCCAATCTGAGCGATGCGCTTCAGTTGAAGTCGGCTCACAGCCAGCTTCCAGTCACTGCATATTTCGATGAGGCGCTGCTTGAGCGCGAGATCGAAACCCTCTTCAAGAAAGGACCTCGTTACGTCGGGCACGAATTGATGGTGCCCGAGGCGGGGGATTATTTTGCGCTGCCGTCCGAAAAGGAAGGCCGCGTGCTGGTCCGCAATCAGGCGAACCAGATCGAACTGCTGTCGAACGTGTGCCGTCACCGCCAGGCGATCATGCTGAACGGGCGCGGCCGCACGCAGAACATCGTGTGTCCGCTGCACCGCTGGACGTACGACCTGGAAGGCCAGCTGCTCGGCGCGCCCCACTTCCCCGACAAGCCGTGCCTGAATCTCGGCAAGAGCCCGCTGCAGAACTGGCAGGGGTTGCTGTTCGAGGCCGAAGGCCGCAACGTCGCGCGCGATCTCGCGAACCTCGGCACGAAGCATCACTTCGATTTCTCCGAGTACTTGTTCGATCACGTCGAAGTGCACGAGTGCGATTACAACTGGAAGACGTTCATCGAGGTGTACCTCGAGGATTACCACGTCGTCCCGTTCCACCCGGGCCTCGGCAGCTTCGTGTCGTGCGACGATCTCAAGTGGGAGTTCGGCGACTGGTACAGCGTGCAGACGGTCGGCGTCCATAACGCGCTCGCGAAACCGGGCAGCGCGACCTACCAGAAATGGCACGAGCAGGTGCTCAAGTTCCGCAACGGCGTACCGCCGGAGTTCGGCGCGATCTGGATGGTCTATTACCCGGGCCTGATGATCGAGTGGTATCCGCACGTGCTCGTCGTGTCGTGGCTGATCCCGCGCGGGCCGCAAAAGACGACCAACATCGTCGAGTTCTATTACCCCGAGGAAATCGCGCTGTTCGAGCGCGAGTTCGTCGAGGCCGAGCGCGCCGCGTATATGGAGACGGCCGTCGAGGACGACGAAATCGCGATGCGGATGGACGCGGGCCGCCGGGCGCTGATGGCGCGCGGCGAATCGCAGGTCGGCCCGTACCAGAGCCCGATGGAAGACGGCATGCAGCACTTCCACGAGTTCCTGCGCCGCCAGCTCGGCGATCTCTGA
- a CDS encoding exodeoxyribonuclease VII small subunit, whose protein sequence is MAKTASPGATPPGNGTEPLPDNYETALAELETLVARMEGGALSLEDSLAAYRRGATLVAFCQQQLEKVERQVRVLDGATLKPLSSGTAATDGEDDDL, encoded by the coding sequence ATGGCGAAAACCGCATCCCCAGGCGCCACCCCGCCCGGCAACGGCACCGAACCGTTGCCGGACAACTATGAAACGGCGCTCGCGGAACTCGAGACGCTGGTTGCCCGGATGGAAGGCGGCGCGTTGAGCCTCGAGGATTCGCTCGCCGCGTATCGCCGCGGTGCGACCCTCGTTGCGTTTTGCCAACAGCAGCTGGAGAAAGTGGAACGGCAGGTTCGCGTGCTCGACGGCGCGACGCTGAAGCCGCTGTCATCCGGAACGGCCGCCACGGACGGCGAAGACGACGATCTATGA
- a CDS encoding polyprenyl synthetase family protein → MTFEQWMRSVLDRVEDALGRYLPADNVVPTQLHEAMRYAVLGGGKRVRPLLCHAAGELTGATEAARNAAAAALEMIHVYSLVHDDMPCMDDDALRRGKPTVHVQYDEPTALLVGDALQSQAFVALTDAAALSPAQQAALVRELALASGSIGMAGGQAIDLASVGLKLTREQLETMHRMKTGALLRAAVRMGALAGDTPSAEAMAALDVYAGAVGLAFQVVDDILDVTTDSATLGKTAGKDAANDKPTYVSILGLDASRELAAQLRAEAHDALKPFGARAQRLAELADLVVNRVS, encoded by the coding sequence ATGACATTCGAACAATGGATGCGGTCCGTGCTCGACCGTGTCGAGGACGCACTCGGCCGCTATTTGCCGGCCGACAACGTGGTGCCCACGCAACTCCACGAAGCGATGCGCTATGCGGTCCTCGGCGGCGGCAAGCGCGTTCGCCCGCTGCTGTGCCATGCAGCAGGCGAACTGACCGGCGCGACGGAGGCGGCGCGCAACGCGGCGGCGGCGGCGCTGGAGATGATCCACGTCTATTCGCTCGTGCATGACGACATGCCGTGCATGGACGACGACGCGTTGCGGCGCGGCAAGCCGACCGTGCACGTGCAGTACGACGAGCCGACGGCGCTGCTGGTCGGCGACGCGCTGCAGTCGCAGGCGTTCGTCGCGCTGACGGATGCCGCCGCGCTGTCGCCCGCACAGCAGGCCGCGCTCGTGCGCGAGCTGGCGCTGGCGAGCGGCTCGATCGGCATGGCCGGCGGGCAGGCGATCGACCTGGCGAGCGTCGGCCTCAAGCTGACGCGCGAGCAGCTCGAGACGATGCACCGGATGAAGACGGGCGCGCTGTTGCGCGCGGCCGTGCGGATGGGTGCGCTGGCGGGCGACACGCCGTCGGCGGAAGCGATGGCTGCACTCGACGTCTACGCGGGCGCCGTCGGTCTGGCGTTCCAGGTCGTCGACGACATTCTCGACGTCACGACGGATTCCGCCACGCTCGGCAAGACGGCCGGCAAGGACGCGGCGAACGACAAGCCGACCTACGTATCGATCCTCGGCCTCGACGCATCGCGCGAGCTCGCAGCACAGCTGCGCGCCGAAGCGCACGACGCGCTGAAACCGTTCGGCGCGCGCGCACAGCGTCTCGCCGAACTTGCCGACCTGGTGGTGAACCGGGTCAGCTGA